CGCTGCCTGCGGATATTGTGCACGCGCAGCCAGTTGGCGGTCCGGGTCCGAGGTGACGATGACGTCGAGACTGAAATTCTCCAGTGCCGCGAGTGAGGGGGCGTGGAAGATGCCTCCCGCGTGTCCGAACCCCAACAGGGCCGTACGAATTCTTTGTGTCATGGGTCATACCTTACCGGGGACGCTAAAGTATGACTCATGAGCCTTCTTGCACCCCGCCTCAGCTCCGCTTTGAATCCTGGCGAGCAAGGCACTTTAGCCAGTGTTTTGGCCGGCAGCGACGACGTCACAGTGTTTGTGGACGGCACTGCCCACCGGCTGGCACCCGAGGCAAGGGACGCCGTCCTGGATCTCCTGCAACGGCTCGCTGGTGGCGACACCGTGACGGTGGCCAGCGTAGCCGAACTACTGACCACCTCACAGGCGGCAGAACTGGCAGGAATTTCCCACACGTTTCTGCGTAACATGACGGACCGGGGCGAGATTCCGGTCCAATACAGGGGATCACATCGTCGGATTCGCCGCGAGGACGTCATGGCGTGGCTGGCGGGTCAAGAAAATGCCACCAACACCCACTGAAAGCTGCAACGGTATGGTCCCCACCGTGGCAGTGCTGCTCGCTGCAGGTTCCGGGAGCCGTTTGGGGCGCGGACCCAAGGCGTTGCTGCCCTTCCACGGATCCACTCTCGTGGAACATGCAGCCCAGGCATTGCGCGACGGCGGGTGTACCGAAACAGTGGTGGTGGCCGGATCCGGATCCGCTCAGCTCCAGGCGCTGCAGGCCACGGCCACCGCACGGCCCGCTGGGCGTTCCCGGGCACGGGCTCTTACCGCCTGCCACCTGGTGGTCAACGAGGACTGGGCAACAGGGATGGGCGGCTCGTTCCGGCTCGGCGTGGCCTCCGTCAACCCCGGGCACAACGTGCTGGTGGCGCTCGTGGACCAGCCCGGCGTCACTGCCGGGCTGGTCGCACGGTTACTCGCGGCCCACCAGCCGGGACGGATCACGGCGGCGGGCTATGCGCAGGCCCCCGGTTTCGGCGCCGGCCCCACACCGTCGCTGGTCCGCGGACACCCCATCATTTTCAGCCCCTCACTAGCCGCCGCGGCCGCCGCTTTGTCCGACGGCGACGCCGGGGCCCGCACCTTCCTGCGCGACTACCCCGAGTTGATCGACGTCGTCGACTGCAGCGATCTCAGCGACGGCGCCGACGTCGACACCCCAGCGGATCTGCGCCTGCTCGACTGACCATTTCCGCGCCAGCTGGAATCCCAGGCTAGATCCGGGGACGGCTCGACCAGCGGGCCGCCTTGAGCGCCACATGAAGTTCCAGCCTGACACGGCCAGCCAACGGGTCTGCTCCAATAATTCCGCGCACCCGGGCCAGCCGGTTGTAGATGGTAGACCGGTGCAGGTGCAGCGCTCCGGCGATCTTAGCCACGGCGCCGTCGTTGTCATACAGCAGTTCAAGCACCGGAAACAGCTCCGCGGCGCCGTCCTTGTCCCGGATCAGCCGGTAGTACACGCTGTCCTCCGGGTTTGCCGCCCCGCCAGCGAGCACCTCATACACCCCGGCCCCACGCACGTCCAAGACGGCGCCCAGGGCAGGGTCCACCACGGCCGCTTGGACGGCAATTTTCGATTCCCTGTAGGCCTCGGGCAGTGCCCGCAGGGAGGTGAAGGACTCCCCGATCCCCATCACCACGTTCGACGCTGGAACACCAGTGCGCTTGCGCAGCTCAGCCGTGTAGCGCTCAAGGACGGCGGCATGCCCTGCCCGGCCCTGCGTTGCCCGAAACAGCATCACCGCGTGCGTGCCCATGCCTGCGGTGAACAAGGCGCCGTCAATGCCAATGGTTGCCTGCAACCCGGCGCTGCGGTGCACTAAGGCGGCGGCCAGCGAATCGTATTGGGCGTGTCCGCGCCGGAGGCGGGCCTCGACGGGGTCCGCCACCGCGTAGACGGTGGCAACTTGCCAAGGACCGCGCCGGCGAATCTCGGGCCATTCAGAGACCACCTCGATGAGGTGTTTGTCGCCCTCCGCTGCGTTGAGGAACTCCTGTTCCCTTGCGCGCCGCAGGCTCGATTCGGCCGTGTTGGACTCCAGCAACAGTGTGGCCAGGAGGTCAAGGGAGTCCCTAACCTGCGGCAATTGGGCGAGGATCGCCGTCGCACTTTGTTCGATGTGATCTTGTTGGACCCACAGGTAACCCACCCGAAATCCGCGCACCAGCAGTGGTACACACACCCTGCCCAGCATGCCCAACTCCTCATTCGCCGGCACCACCACGGGGCGCACGGCCGCGGCGATCCCGTGCGAATGCTGCCAGCTGTTGACATCGGCGGGTACCTTCTTGCTGAGCAAAAAGTTCACCCGCACCCTGTCGGCGTGGGACTGGTTGGCGCTGTACGCCAGTAAAAGCCCGTCCAGATCTTCCAGCGAAAGTCCACGCCCCAGCTCGAGCGCGAGCCGTTCCACAAGGTCCTCGATCTCCTGGTTTCGCATGACACCAGACTAGACGCCCCAAACAGACAAAAGGAGACAATTGCCCCACCTGGATTCGACATTTGTCGAGTCGGGTGGGTTCAAACCCCTGCAATTGCGCCCCGCCCGGACTTCCCCGCAACTAGTCCCTATGAAACACCTCACAGCGGGGCTCTAGTGTTGTAGTCACGAGAGCAGCTTCCGGCAACGTGCCGGCCGCCATGAAAAGAGGACCGAATCATGATCATTGGCGTTCCCAAGGAAATCAAGAACAACGAATTCCGCGTGGCCATCACGGCCTCCGGGGTCCATGAGTTCGTCCGCCAGGGCCACACGGTGCTGATTGAGCGCGGCGCCGGCGTGGGGTCCAGCATCGAGGACAGCGAATACACGGGCGCCGGGGCGGAACTTGTCACCGACGCCGCCGAGGTGTGGGGCCGCGCCGACATGGTCATGAAGGTCAAGGAGCCGATCAGTGTTGAGTACCCGCATTTCCGCAAGGGCCTGGTGCTGTTCACCTACTTGCACTTGGCCGCCGAGCCGGAACTGACCCGCGCCCTCATGTCCAGCGGTGTGACGGCGATCGCGTACGAAACTGTCCAGATTGGCCGCAGCCTGCCGTTGCTGGCACCCATGTCGGAGGTGGCTGGCCGGTTATCGGTCCAGGTGGGCGCCGCATGCCTGACCGCCCCCGCCGGAGGCAAGGGGATCCTGCTCGGCGGCGTCCCCGGGGTCCGCCCGGCAAACGTTGTCATCCTCGGTGCCGGAGTCTCGGGCACCAACGCTGCGGCCATGGCCATTGGGGCCGGTGCGGATGTGACCATTTTGGATATCAACATCGTCCGGCTGCAGGAATTGGATGCCCAGTATCAGGGCCGTCTGAAAACCGTTGCCTCGAATTCCCTTGAGATTGAGCGCTCGCTCATGCAGGCGGATCTTGTCATTGGCTCGGTGTTGATCCCCGGGGCCAAGGCACCGAAATTGGTCACAAATGACCTGGTTGCCCGCATGAAGCCCGGATCCGTGCTGGTGGATATTGCCGTGGACCAGGGCGGGTGCTTCGAGGACAGCCACCCCACCACGCACGCCGATCCCACCTTCAAGGTCCATAACTCCGTGTTTTACTGTGTAGCCAACATGCCAGGCGCCGTGCCCAATACTTCCACCTACGCGCTGACCAACGTGACCTTGCGCTACGCCGTGGCGCTGGCCAACCTGGGCGTGGCTGCGGCCCTCGAAGCCGATCCAGCCCTAGCCGCGGGGCTGAATGTGGCTGGCGGTCAGGTGGCCCACCACTCGGTCTCCGGCGCCCATGGGCTCCCACTCGCGGCGGACTGGCGCCAACTGGTCTAGCGGCTTCGCACAGTGCCGGGCGCTCTCGACACGGAGCGCCCGGCGGAGTACCGTGCGGTGTATTCAGCCAAGGAGCAGCCATGACCGCTTTCACCACATCCGCCGACGGCACCCGCATCGCCTACGACGTCCGGGGAGAGGGCCCACCGGTAATCTTGGTGGCTGGTGCCATGCAGTTTCGTGCCTTTGACCCGGTGACCTCCGCCATGGCGGGCCTGTTGTCAGCCCGCGGATTCACGGTGATCAACTTCGATCGGCGGGGCAGGGGCGAAAGTGCCCGGGCGCCGTCGTTCACGCTCTTGAACACCTTGGAAGACCTGCACGCCTTGACCGAGGTTGCTGGCGGCCCTGTGACACTGGTGGGCAATTCCTCAGGCGGGGCCATCAGCCTCGCCGCCGCCGCGGCCGGGCTTCCGGTCTCGGCCATGGTGCTCTTCGAGGTGCCACTCGGGGTGGAAGGCGGCGCAGACGGCAAGCAAAACCTGGACGGCCTGCGCGAGAGGATTGCCGGCACCAGCCCCGATGCAACCGTGGAGTACTTCATGAAAGACATGCCGACGGAGTGGCTTGAAGGTGCACGGAACAGCCCCGGATGGCCCGTCATGACGGCCATGGGCCCGTCGCTGGAGGCCGATTTTGAGGCCCTGGCCTGGACCCAGTCGGCCCCGCGCACCGAGCTATGGAAGTCCATTACGGTCCCCACCCTGGCCCTAGTCGGGGAACAAACTCTGCCCATCATGCCGCCGGCCGCCGATTCCATTGCGGCGCACCTCCTCCACGCCCGGCGCGAGAGCATTCCTGCCGCAAACCACAGCTGGGAGCCTGAAGTCATGGCCGCTAGGATCGCGGCGTTTCTCAGCGAATAGCAAAGGATTCAAACAATGGGACTAGTTACCTGCGGTGTTGGTATTTCCTTGGATGGCTACGTGGCGGGCCGGCATCAAAGTGCCGAACTGCCGATGGGCGAAGGCGTTGACAACCGCCTGCACCGGTGGATGTTTGAACAGCCCGAGGCCAACAAGGCCGAGATGGACGAGCTCACCGCCGCCGGCGCCTTCATCATGGGGCGGAACATGTTTGGCCCCATTCGCGGCCCATGGGACGAGCCATGGCGGGGCTGGTGGGGCGAGAATCCGCCCTACCACGGGCCGGTCTTTGTCCTCACCCACTATGCGCGTATGCCGCTCGTCATGGAGGGCGGCACCACCTTCACCTTTGTCACCGAGGGGATAGCCGCTGCCCTGGCGCTGGCCACTGAAGCGGCCGGCGACGCCGGTGTGGCCATTGCCGGTGGTGCCGCCACCATCAACGCCTACCTTGGCGTCGATCTGATTGACGAGCTGACTTTGCACCTGGCACCCGTCACCGTGGGAGCAGGCGAACGTCTATTTGACGGCCTGCCCAGCAAGGACTTTGTGCAGGTAAGTGCCCGGGCCACGGAATTGGTCACGCACCTGAGATACCGTTTGCTGCGCCCCTAGCTGCACGCGGGCACTTCTCACCGTGGACCACTAGACGGCGAAAATGGGTCTGCTGAAAACTTTTGATGCCTATTTAGCAACATTGGTTGTATCCTGACACCGTGACTACTCCATCCTCCGGCGCCAATGCTGCCGCCGAAAACTTGTCCGAAGAAGCCGTCGACGCCCTTTCCCGGGCTCAGGCTGGCGCCGCCACAACAATCCCCAGCCCGGCACACAGCCACCGCCACGAGTCACTACTGTCCACCCGGGCGGCAAACATCAAGCAGTCCGCTGTGCGTGACGTGTTTGAGATTTCCATGCAGCCGGGGCTGGTATCCCTCGCCGGTGGAAACCCGTACCTGCAATCGCTGCCATTGGAGCGCCTCGGCGCCACAGCCGCGAAGATCATCGCCGAACATGGCCTGGAGGCACTGCAATACGGTGGCGGACAGGGCACCCTGGAGTTGCGCCAGCAGATCTGCGAGGTCATGGCGGCCGAGGGCATCCTCGACGCCGATCCCGAGAACGTCGTCATCACCGCCGGCTCCCAGTCGGCCCAGGACGTGGCTGCCAAGGTCTTCTGCGATCCCGGAGACGTGATCCTGATCGAGGACCCCACCTATGTGGGCGCCCTGAACACCTTCGAGGCCTACGAGGTTGACATGCAGCCGGTGGCCGGGGATGAGCACGGCCTCATCCCCTCTGCCTTGCGTGCCACGATCGCCACCCTGCGGGCTGCTGGCAAGAGCATCAAGCTGCTGTACACGATCCCCAACTTCAACAACCCGTCGGGCGTCATGCTTGCCCCCGACCGCCGCCAGGAGATTGTGGACATCTGCCGCGAGGCGAACATCTTGATATTGGAAGACAACCCTTATGGGCTGTTGAAGTTCGACGGCGTTCTCCCCGCCCCCCTGCGCGCGGCAAACCCCGAGGACGTACTTTATCTGGGCTCCTTTTCCAAAATTTTCGCCCCTGGCCTACGCATAGGCTGGGCCTTGGTGCCTGCACAACTGAAGCAGCGCTACTACCTCGCCAGTGAGGCCGTAACCTTGTGCCCACCCACCTTCAACCAACTATTGGTCAGCGAGTACCTGCGCAATTACGACTGGCAGGGGCAGATCGCCACCTACCGCAGCCTGTACCAGGAGCGTTGCGCCGCACTGCTGGTGGCGCTGGAGGAGTTCATGCCCCAGGGAGTTTCCTGGACACGCCCTGCTGGCGGATTCTTCATCTGGCTCACCTTGCCGGAGGGCATCGACACCTATCCCCTGCTGTACAAGGGCATCGACGCCGGAGTGGTGTTCGTCCCCGGCGCTGCGTTCTCCGTCGTCCCCGGCCCCAGCAACAAGCTGCGCCTGGCGTTTAGTGCCGTCCCACCAACGGCCCTGCGCGAAGGCGTCAAGCGGCTGGCTCCCGTCCTGGCCGAGGCGGTCAACTCCGCAAAATAGGGCTGCCGGAGCGCGGAGACTTGCTCGGGCTCCGCGGCCCCGCACGCTGCAACCATGCAGTGGCCTGTTCGCTGAGCAGCTAAGCGGGTTCGTGCCCTGACCTTTTCGCAGTGCTTCACCAGGTACCTGCCCTACGAATACGGAAACGATTGCCCGTGCCGGCTACCCCGCTCTGGTTGATCGCGGCAGGGACGCCAAAGAGTCGCTGGTTCATGAGGTTCCATGATTTCACATTCGCCTGAACGTGCGTGCCAGCCCGCGCCAGTTGGTCCTGGTACATGGCTGACTTGACGCTGGGGGCCATGATGGCGGTCATATGCTCGGCAAGGTATGTCTCGCCGGCAGTGTTGGGATGCTCCAGGTCGCTGGCCAAATCTTGTGCCGCAGCGCCCTGAAACCAGCCCAGGGACACGGGGTCCACAAACCGCGCCCCCGTGTCCGCCGCCTGTTGTTCCAGCGTCTGGCGGATCACGGTGAGATTCCCCTGGGGATCATCCGATTCCGACGTCGGCCCCACCAGGATCACAGTGGCATCAGGGGCCAGCACCTTGACCCTGGCTAGCGTGCTTTGCACGGCCTGCGCCAGTCCTGAGGCGCCCGTGTCATTGTCCGAGCCAAAAATCACCACCACCTGTGACTGTGAGTTCACCACGCGGTTGACCAGGTCCAGGAAAACATCGCCCGTTTCACCCGGCGTGGCATAGCCGGCGCCATTTTCGGAGGCATTGGCGGTACCCACTTTCAAACCCATCGAGGTGGCGATCGTCTGGGCCTGGGCTGGCCAGGTGTCTCCCGGCGTCCGGAAACCGGTGCTGAGCGAATCGCCAATAACGTCCAGCTCTACCGCCTTGACCGGCGCAATAGCCGGGGCGGCAGCATACGCGGCGGCACCGGAAACCACCACCAGAAGGACCGCAATCATGGAGAGCAGCACGGTGGAGCGGCCCTGCCAATGAAACCGCCGGGTGATCGCGGACCAGCCGGCCCTGGCAGCCACGGCTAAGCCCCTAGGCGTTGTGTTGAAGTCTCTCCATCAGGGGATTGCTTCCTTCTCATAGTGCCAACCATGGCCCCATGTGTTGGGACTTTCAAGGGTATTTGCTAACGGTTTCCTATGTGCCCGCGCCAGATGAAAACTCAGGGGAAAGCAAAGGAACAAGATATCCCCGCCCGGACATTAGTCGGCAAGCGTTTAGCCCCTCTTTCCGGCCTGGCGCCGGCGCCACAGCAGCAACCCGGTTCCCCCGGCAAGGAGCAGTCCGGCACCGGCCAGCAGGGGTAGTGCCGCGGCGCCGGTTGACGCCAGGCCGTTGTTGCCCTGCCCCTCGGCCACGCCGTGCGTTGGGGCGTTCGAGGGAACCGTCGACGGTGCGGTCGTCGGTACGGGGGTGGCTGGGGTTGTGGTGGGCGGAGCTACGGTGGGCGGCGATGTGGGGACCGCCGGTGCCGGGAATACCGTGAACGCGCCGCCTGAGATATCCAAGCCAGTGCTGAACACCGTCGCGGCCGGGACGGGGATCCCTCCCCTGAGTGAGAGGCATTCCAGCGTGACGGTGGCCCCGTCGCCCAAGGCGTAGTCTGCCAGCACCGGGGCTGCAAGGACCCTGGCGGGCTGGGCCGCATCCGCCAACAGCGTGGTGGCGGAGATGACCACGGTGGATCCGTCGCCGCGGATCGCGCCCAGCCGGGCAGCGTCGGCAAAGCCGGCCGGACACGGCGCGGGGGCGAGGGCCCCGGAAAACCCGGGCTGCGCCGTGACGCTTCCCGCACCCAGAACCGCGCCACCGGCATCAAGGAGCGAGAGCACGCCAACACTGTTGGCAGGGGCGGGAGGCGCGGCCGCGTGGGCGGCGGTCGGTGCGGCTAGGAGCAAGGCGGCAATGCCGACGGCGGCGGCGCGGCGTGCGGCAGTATTCAATGACACGAGGAAAGCCCTTCTGGTAGTCGCCCCTTTTTTGATCGCGGGGCGGATGCATCGTCTCGCACCCAGGTGGACCGTCGGTGTCGAACAGGTTAACGATCCTGCCCCGCGCGATGTGCCATGTTCACCCGCCGCGCACCCTGCGTTCACCAACGCTGCCTAGGCTCTGGGATGTTCCAAACTACAAGGAGAGCTTCCACCGATGTGTACGCCGAAAACGCCCATGATGGTATCCCGACGCCAATTGATGGGCGCTGCCGCGCTCGTCGCCGCCGGCCTGGTTGCCGGATCCACCCTCCACGCCACGGCCGCAAGCGCCGCCACGGGAATCGATGACCCGGACGACCTGGCGTGGCTGGTGGGTGACCACCACGTCCACACCATCTACAGCCACGACGCCAAGTACTTGCAAAGCCAGCTGCTGGAGAAGGCAGCCGAATACGGCGTGGATGTCATCGCTTTCACCGAGCACAGTAACTGGGGTCACGCGAACATGGGCGGCGCCCTCAACTCCCAACGCGACATCGCCGCCGCCCGGGCGGCACGCCCCGACATGCTCATCTTCCAGGGGTTGGAGTGGTATATCCCCGCCGCCGAACACGCCTCCGTACTGGTGGCGCCGGGCCCCAACGAGGCCCGCATCCTGCGCCAGTTTGAGCTCCTATGGGACGGTAAGCTCAACGGCTGGGAAAAGCCCGCCGCAGGCTCCAACCAGGCCGCCGAGTGGGAACCCAAGGCCGGGGAGGCCATCGCGTGGTTGGCTGCCCAAAAGAAGGCCGGCTTCATTGACGACGTCGTGGTGCTGGCAAACCACCCGTCCCGCCTGGGCATAGACTCACCCCATGAAATGCGCAATTGGCGCGACGCCGCCCCGGAGATCGTGATCGGCATGGAGGGTGCGCCGGGTGCACAAGCCTCGGCCATCAGCACCTTCGCCAACGCCTCCAGCCAGCGCGGCGAGTACGAGAACTCGCCCAGCGAATTCTCCTTCCCCGGCTTCCCCGCGGAGGCTTACGAGACCCGCGGCGGCTTCGACTGGGTGACCAGCGTGGTGGGCGGGCAGTGGGACTCCATGCTCGCCGAGGGGAAGCCGTTTTGGATCACTTCCAACAGCGACAACCACCTCACAGCCAAGGACACTATGCGGATTGGCGACTACCCCACCGGCGACGGCTGGGACAACGGCGCCTCGCTTAACAACTTCAACCGGGCTGGGCGCCGCCCGGACCCCGTGGAGGCCGGCACCCCCCAGAATGGCAGCGACTTTTGGCCGGGCCAATTCAGTCGAACCCATATCGGTGCCCGCACCCGCAGCTACGCCCACGTGCTCGAAGCCATGCGGGCCGGACGCATGTGGGTTGACCACGGGCACCTGATCGCGGGGCTGGATGTGCGCCTGCGACCCGTGGGCCATACTGGTCCAGGCAAGGTCATGGGGTCCACCCTCACCGTCGCACCGGGGACCGATGTGGAACTTGTCATCACCATCCAGCCCACCACCGCAGCAAACTCCAGCGGGAAGGTGCCCCACTTGGCGCATGTGGACATCATCAAGGGCCTGGTCACCGGGCCCGTCGCCGACAAAGACACCTTCACGGCACCGAATACCAAGGTCCACGAGCGCATCGACACCGCCTCCATGAGCGGTGAAATCGTGCTGACCCGCACCTTCAGCAACGTCACCGAGCCGTTCTACCTGCGCCTGCGCGGCAGCGATGGACTGCGCTTCGGCGTCGGACCCATGGGTGCCGGCGTGGATCCACAGGGACCGATCCCGCACGGCGCCGGCGAGGGCGACCCGTGGGCCGACACCTGGTTCTACGCCAACCCGATCTTTGTCCAACTCAGCGGTACACCGTAGGCCGATCGAAAGGATGCGCAAAGAATCCTCGGACGTAGCGTCCGGGGATTCTTTGTGGATCCGTACTGGGGCTGGCGCTAGTCCAGCAGGAGCGCAGGCTCCTCCATGATGGCCGCCACGTCGGCCATGAACCGCGCGGAGAGGTCGCCGTCCACCACGCGGTGGTCGAAGGAGCCGCCCAGCGTGGTGATCCAGCGCGGGACCACCTCGCCGTCGACCACCCAGGGTTTGAGCTTGATGGTGCCAAAGGCGACGATTGCCACCTCGCCGGGGTTGATGATCGGTGTGCCCGTATCGATGCCCAGGACGCCAATATTGGTGACGGTCAGCGAGCCACCCTGCATGTCGGCGGGCGTGGTCTTGCCCGCCCGTGCCGTGGCGGCCAGGGAGTTCAGCGCAATAGCCAGCTCCTTCAGGGACAGGTCCTGGGCGTCCTTGATGTTGGGCACCATCAGCCCGCGCGGCGTGGCCGCGGCGATGCCCAGGTTCATGAAGTGCTTGATGATAATCTCATCGCCGGCCCAGGTGGCATTGACGGAGGGGTTGCGTGCGGCAGCCCAAATGACGGCCTTGGCCAGGATCAGCAGCGGCGAAACCCTGATGCCTTCAAAGTCGCGCGACGCCTTAAGGCGTTTCACAAACTCCATGGTGCGCGAGGCGTCAACGTCAACAAAAATGCTCACATGCGGCGCGGAGAAGGCGCTCTCCACCATGGCCTTGGCGGTCGCCTTGCGCACACCCTTGACCTTGATGCGCTCCTCGCGGGGATCCTCGGGGCCTCCGGAAGCTGCTGCCGGCGCCCAAAAGGTGCCCACCTGCTCCTGTTGTTCGGCCACGCGTTGTTCCTGATAGCCGAGCAGATCCTTTTTGGTGATCTCCCCGCGCGGGCCCGTAGGCACAACGTCCGCCAGGTTGATACCCAGGTCCTTCGCGGTCTTACGGACGGGGGGTTTCGCCAGCACGCGGTTCGCCTGTGCACTGCCTGGGCCTGCGCTGCCAGGTATTGCGCTGCCAGGGCTCGACGCCGGAGCCGGGCTTACGCGCGGACGGCGTCTGACGGCGTCGGCTTTGGGACCGGAGCCCACCAGGGGCTTCATGACCTCAGCCTCCTTCTCCTGAACGGGTGCCGATGCGCCAGCCTCGGCGGGGGCTACAGCGGATGCTACATCGGCGGCCGTGGCCTCGGAGCCGATGGCGATGATGTCCGTGCCAACATCCACGGTGTCACCCTCGGCCACCATCAGCTGCGCCACCATGCCCGCGTACGGCGAGGGTAGCTCAACGATCGACTTGGCGGTTTCAATTTCCACGATCACGTCGTTGATGGCAACGACGTCGCCCGCCTTAACCTTCCAGGAAACGATCTCGGCCTCCAGGAGGCCTTCGCCCACGTCAGGGAGCTTGAAGAAATTCAGGGTCGACATGTGTGGCCTTCCTAATATGCGAAGGCGCGGTCCAACGCCTCCAGCATGCGGTCAATGTCCGGCAGGTAGTGCTCTTCAACGCGCGCCACCGGGTACGGCATGTGGAAGCCGCCCACGCGGATCGCGGGTGCTTCAAGCGAGTAAAAGCAGCGTTCGCTCATGCGGGAGGCGATCTCCCCGCCGATACCCCCAAAGATGGGGGCCTCGTGGGCCACCACCAGCCGGCCGGTCTTGTTCACCGAGGCTTCAACCGTGTCAAAGTCTATGGGGGAAATGGAGCGCAGGTCGATCACTTCCACGCTATGCCCGTCCTCGGCGGCGGCGTTGGCTGCGGCCAGGGCCACCGGAACCAGGGGGCCGTAGGCGACGATGGTGGCGTCGGTGCCCTCGCGCAGGACGTGGGCCTTGAAGGGGTCGCCCGGGGAATTCTCGGTGTCGACCTCGCCCTTGAGCCAGTAGCGGCGCTTGGGCTCGAAGACGATCACGGGGTCCTTGCAGGCCACCGCCTGCTGGATCATCCAGTAGGCGTCGTTTGCGTTGGACGGGGTGATGATGCGCAGCCCGGCCGTGTGCGCGAACAGGGCCTCGGGTGACTCGGAGTGGTGCTCGATGGATCCGATGCCGCCACCGTAGGGAATGCGGATCACCACGGGCGCGCTGAGCTGGCCGTCGGAGCGGGTATGGATTTTCGCCAGCTGGGTGGTGATCTGGTTGAAGCCCGGGAACACAAAGCCGTCGAATTGGATCTCACAGATAGGCCGGTGGCCG
This region of Arthrobacter alpinus genomic DNA includes:
- a CDS encoding dihydrolipoamide acetyltransferase family protein, with protein sequence MSTLNFFKLPDVGEGLLEAEIVSWKVKAGDVVAINDVIVEIETAKSIVELPSPYAGMVAQLMVAEGDTVDVGTDIIAIGSEATAADVASAVAPAEAGASAPVQEKEAEVMKPLVGSGPKADAVRRRPRVSPAPASSPGSAIPGSAGPGSAQANRVLAKPPVRKTAKDLGINLADVVPTGPRGEITKKDLLGYQEQRVAEQQEQVGTFWAPAAASGGPEDPREERIKVKGVRKATAKAMVESAFSAPHVSIFVDVDASRTMEFVKRLKASRDFEGIRVSPLLILAKAVIWAAARNPSVNATWAGDEIIIKHFMNLGIAAATPRGLMVPNIKDAQDLSLKELAIALNSLAATARAGKTTPADMQGGSLTVTNIGVLGIDTGTPIINPGEVAIVAFGTIKLKPWVVDGEVVPRWITTLGGSFDHRVVDGDLSARFMADVAAIMEEPALLLD
- a CDS encoding alpha-ketoacid dehydrogenase subunit beta yields the protein MKTMTIARAINEGLRATLASDPKSFIMGEDIGALGGVYRVTEGLAAEFGGHRVMDTPLAESGIIGTAIGMALRGHRPICEIQFDGFVFPGFNQITTQLAKIHTRSDGQLSAPVVIRIPYGGGIGSIEHHSESPEALFAHTAGLRIITPSNANDAYWMIQQAVACKDPVIVFEPKRRYWLKGEVDTENSPGDPFKAHVLREGTDATIVAYGPLVPVALAAANAAAEDGHSVEVIDLRSISPIDFDTVEASVNKTGRLVVAHEAPIFGGIGGEIASRMSERCFYSLEAPAIRVGGFHMPYPVARVEEHYLPDIDRMLEALDRAFAY
- a CDS encoding PHP domain-containing protein; amino-acid sequence: MCTPKTPMMVSRRQLMGAAALVAAGLVAGSTLHATAASAATGIDDPDDLAWLVGDHHVHTIYSHDAKYLQSQLLEKAAEYGVDVIAFTEHSNWGHANMGGALNSQRDIAAARAARPDMLIFQGLEWYIPAAEHASVLVAPGPNEARILRQFELLWDGKLNGWEKPAAGSNQAAEWEPKAGEAIAWLAAQKKAGFIDDVVVLANHPSRLGIDSPHEMRNWRDAAPEIVIGMEGAPGAQASAISTFANASSQRGEYENSPSEFSFPGFPAEAYETRGGFDWVTSVVGGQWDSMLAEGKPFWITSNSDNHLTAKDTMRIGDYPTGDGWDNGASLNNFNRAGRRPDPVEAGTPQNGSDFWPGQFSRTHIGARTRSYAHVLEAMRAGRMWVDHGHLIAGLDVRLRPVGHTGPGKVMGSTLTVAPGTDVELVITIQPTTAANSSGKVPHLAHVDIIKGLVTGPVADKDTFTAPNTKVHERIDTASMSGEIVLTRTFSNVTEPFYLRLRGSDGLRFGVGPMGAGVDPQGPIPHGAGEGDPWADTWFYANPIFVQLSGTP